The Chitinophagales bacterium genome contains a region encoding:
- a CDS encoding zinc metallopeptidase, translating to MQMLFFVVMIGLLLVGFLVQARLRSKMSEYSKYPTPNGWSGADVAEKMLRDNGIYDVKIVSVPGQLTDHYNPMDKTVNLSPEVFEGRSVMAAMIAAHECGHAVQHATAYAWLNLRSRLVPIVSFSSQWMQWILLAGILTLQVFPQLLLVGIVLFAMTTLFSFVTLPVEFDASRRGLAWINNSGFMAGADSEKAKDGLWWAAMTYVVAALSSLATLVYYIMIFMGGRRN from the coding sequence ATGCAAATGTTGTTTTTTGTTGTAATGATCGGTTTGCTGCTTGTAGGTTTTCTCGTACAGGCACGATTGCGTTCGAAGATGTCGGAATACAGTAAGTATCCTACGCCCAACGGCTGGAGCGGCGCTGATGTGGCGGAGAAAATGCTTCGCGACAATGGCATCTATGATGTCAAGATCGTTTCTGTGCCCGGTCAGCTGACGGATCACTATAACCCGATGGATAAAACGGTTAACCTCAGTCCTGAAGTGTTTGAAGGCAGAAGCGTGATGGCAGCCATGATTGCCGCCCATGAATGCGGCCATGCCGTTCAGCATGCAACGGCTTATGCCTGGCTGAACCTGCGATCGCGGCTGGTGCCCATTGTGAGTTTCTCTTCACAATGGATGCAGTGGATCCTGCTGGCAGGCATCCTCACCCTGCAGGTGTTTCCGCAATTACTGCTCGTTGGCATCGTGTTATTCGCTATGACCACTTTATTCAGCTTTGTTACCTTGCCCGTGGAGTTTGATGCCAGCCGGCGCGGATTGGCATGGATCAACAACAGCGGCTTTATGGCAGGTGCCGACAGTGAAAAAGCAAAAGATGGCTTGTGGTGGGCTGCTATGACCTATGTGGTTGCTGCACTTTCTTCCCTGGCTACACTGGTTTACTATATCATGATATTTATGGGCGGCAGAAGAAATTAA
- a CDS encoding T9SS type A sorting domain-containing protein: MIKSHSSCCLLLVLFCSFIFPKPALAQTNPVALRPDVQVEFVKDVPAYCSRIAIDPVADRTTVDFFLTEKSSVIITLMDVQGRIIRTLINAPYEAGAQSISVTMNDLAEGIYFMQLETGSHSVMCKVIAA; encoded by the coding sequence ATGATAAAATCTCACTCCTCCTGCTGCCTTTTACTTGTTTTGTTTTGTAGTTTCATTTTTCCGAAACCCGCACTGGCACAAACTAATCCTGTTGCATTGCGGCCCGATGTACAGGTTGAATTTGTTAAAGATGTACCGGCTTATTGTTCGCGCATCGCTATTGACCCTGTTGCTGACCGGACAACGGTCGATTTCTTTCTCACAGAAAAATCCTCAGTCATCATAACACTGATGGATGTGCAGGGAAGAATTATCCGGACGTTGATCAATGCACCGTATGAAGCCGGAGCGCAAAGCATATCCGTTACGATGAATGATTTAGCCGAAGGCATCTATTTTATGCAGCTGGAAACCGGCAGTCATTCAGTGATGTGCAAGGTTATAGCAGCATGA